From the Hemicordylus capensis ecotype Gifberg chromosome 1, rHemCap1.1.pri, whole genome shotgun sequence genome, the window ATTCGCTGCCAAATTCAGCACTTAATCTGGAGGAAAAAATACTGAAATTAATCCCAGGATGTAGGAGCCCTCATTCCCCCTTCCCACAGGAATGTTATCTCCTGCAATAATTATCTGCTATGCTAGAAATTTAAACAAGCCTGGAACCCAAGCTGAACAACGACTCGGCCTAAAGACATCCAATGCAATGGAATGGGGTTAATTTCCTCCCCACATTTGACCAAAAAATGGCACTTTGTTGCCTGATAGGACTAAAACATACAGAACTGTAAATCGAGTCTTTGGGTATCTGTGAGTAGGCTGCAGTGCCAGGCACAGCCTGCCCCTCTTTCATCAGCAACAACAAGACACAAGTTGTGGGCAGCTATAACTGTGGGCAGCTGTAACAAAAGCAGGGTCTCTGCTCCAATTGTGCAGGACCCTTATCACTGCCCTAGGTGATCCCATCTCACAGGCTGCATGAGGATAGCATCACCAGCTGTCAACTAGCAAAGacatttttaggaacataggcagctgccacctactgagtcagacccttggcatatctagctcagtactgactacccagactggcagtggcttttccaaggttgcaggcaggaatctctctcagccctatcttggagatgccagggagggaacttggaaccttctgctcttctcagagcagttccatcccctgaggggaatatcttacagtgctcacacttctagtctcccattcatatgcaaccagggcagactctgcttagctaaggggacaagtcatgcttgctaccacaaaaccagctgcaACATGCGATTGCCCATGTCTTCATAGAACTGACTGCATGCTTCTGTGAAATATAGTGGCAAACTGAGTTTGCCTTACATGTAATCTTTAAATTACCCTATGGCTGAATTTAATTCATCCAGGGTCCCCAGGGCATCAAAGATTTGGTCATctttagctctcctctccccagtgaATGTGCTGGAAAATCCTTTAAAAGCATGAAAGACAACAATATTATAAGAGAAGTTTGAACTGGCGCACAGGCAGATCCTCAAAGCTTTCTGTCACCGCATTAACAAAAACATGCACATCTTGTGTACACAGTGATCAGAAGCTGAGTGAAGGAAATAACTCCACTGAAATGCACAAGCTGAGATACTTAAGATTCCCATGACaattttgcattaaaataaaataaaaatgagtgtAACAATATTGCATTGACATTACATTTTGAAAGATTTCACGTTTGTTTTTCTATTTCAGTTAACATAGACACACAGTAACTACTTCCACGAGGAGAGAAAATTCATCATGTAGTTTTTCCAGTCAGAAAAGTAGTTGTTGCATTCTTGAGACATTACACTGCTCATATGACGAGACTACTCATGCCAGCAGTAAGTTATAGGTGGTTAGCCAGCTGTAGTTAATGCCCAAGTCATCTCTCAGGATGTTACCTTTGTCACCTGTTTTGGTGTAAATCTTTGGAAAGTGAGTTGCTTTCCTGGGCTTGGGGTCCAAGCTAGAaaggatgagagataataaaatggttcttaaaaacaaaagaagaTCATGAGAGAATAACATTCAGATTTGAAACTAATGTCAATTTGATATTTGAATTTTGGGGGGGAGCTCCCAAGAttataaaaaaaaatcaacacacCCAATTTTTAACtcccaacagtttaaaaaccagcaATAAAATATTGATGGGTGGTGCAATCCCTTTACTTGGAAatctcactgtgttcagtggggttttCTCACATGcaaatgtgcacagaactgtagTATCTGCAGTAAGATACAATCTTATGTATATTTACCCAGAAGTTCAATGGGACCAACTCTCTATCAAGTGGATTTAATGAACTACAGCCTTGCAAGGGtcctcaaacgtgggtccctagatgttgttggactacaactctcatcacttCATCACAAAGGCCAGAGcgttgtggctgggaataatgggagttgtagtccaacatctgagaacccacaTTAGAGAACTCTTGAAGGTTTTGTGGCACCTCCACCCAAATAACTGATGTGCATCATACATGCATATTTAAATACCTTGCTCCAATTTGCATAACTTGCACATATTAAATATTGCACCCCAATTCGTATAAATTGCGCGCTTGCATTCTGCACCGCAGTTTACGTCAACCGTGCAAATCTAAATAGGGTGTCCACCTATGCATAAACCATGCACCAAATAAATGTGGCCATTCCGGATTTATTTACATTGTGCCAAtttaaggtgtgtgcatgctcacctGGGCGGCTCGCTTTGCTCCTGGCAAAGCATCCTCCTTGTTCCCCAGCTAGCAACGACCCCCAGGCAGCGCCTGCCGCAAAGCGCCGCGATAGCCATACCCGGAGAAGCCAAGCATGTCCCCTCTCGCCTACCGTCGCAGCCGCTTCCGATTGGACGAAACACCGAGAACTTGAGTTCTGGCAAGGAGCGGGGGAGGTAAAGCCACAACTGTGCGCGAGAGGGCGGGCCACGCCTCTTTGGAACTCCCGCACTGACTGAGACGCTTGAAGCAGTCGCGTGGTGAGCCAGCCCAGAATGCAATGCATTGCGGGAAGCGGCAAGGAAGACTCAGGAAGCAGACGCGGAGGCTTGTAAAAGGGTAGCGGGAGTAGAGGCTCAGTTCCTGTCCTTGAAGTGCTCGGCGGCGCTACACAGTTCTCAGTTTCCAAGTGGCTGTTGGAAGAGCTTGCATGCAGGGTGTGAAGGCTGCAGCTCTCCTGTGTTGTTTGCGCTGCAGGAGCTGGCATTTAGAGGTACACTATTCCTGGACATAGAGGCTCCACTTAGTTATAGTAATTTAATAAACCATTCTTTTTCGATATTCTCCTTCCCAGTGTGGTCACCAAATAtgtctgggaagtccacaagcaagagtATGAAGGCTACAGCCCTCTAGAGTAGGTCTCTGCTCTGTGGATCTTACGCACTAGGAAACAACATGAGGGTGACAGTAGATTAAGAAAGGTGGGGAAATAGAGGCTCTGGGAAAATTGTAGCTAGGGTATGAAAGCAAATATTAAATCTGAAGATTGAGATGCCATACAGCTGTTGTGGTCAAGAGCAGCAAATGGACCTACCTCTGTCTATATATGGTGAGGTCTCTGATTTTCTTTTAGCCAGTATAGCTGTTGATTgagtgcagtcaagtcggtgtcaactcttagtgaccacatagatacattctctccaggacgatctgtctttaacttgacctttaaggtctcttagtgggtGCGTTCATTGTTGTAgtaatggagtccatccaccttactgctggtcgtcctcttattctttttccttcaacttttcccagaaggcttctggcattggcatataagcacctatacgctgaatttctcacctgatgtatgctatctttcttttgactctttgaccagctggcacaggcttctgtctgttctttatgtggttctgctctgtccctttctgttttatctgaatcctttgcacctcgcactttaaaggatggcatttggcGAACcgaatactgcccagctcctgtcagctattccccaggcgttattttaaaagctgctctgcaacctttttgattttaagcaccaacaggctggttccatcttggttcaagtacagcccatcccttttgtacaggccttgcttgccccaaaatgtatcccagtgcctaacaaatctaaacccctccccccagcaccaatgtctcatccacccattgaaacccctcagctctgcctgtctcactgtacctgcacgtggaacaggtaacatttctgcgaatgctaccttgggggtcctggacttcaataagctacctatcagcctaaatttggcttcccaactgcatttctccacatcgttggtgccgatgtgcaccatgacagctgtctcctccccagcactgcctaagagcctatctagacgctgtgcgatgtctgcaaccttctatacctctaatgatcgaatcacctacTATAAGTAGGCCCTCACCCCCCAGAAGAGTCCctcgtgcgagaggatatgggctcatcatccatggaaggggttcTTTCTAAAGGAgtgttttcctcctcctcagaccgatgtcctccttgcccgagaccttcattctccctgacagcagaggagctatcagccctggagtgggatgcgtctatcacatccctgaaagtctcgtcaatatgcctctctgtctcttttagcttctccagatctgccaccttggtctcaagggaatgaatttgttccctgagagccaggagctccttgcactgagcatacacccatgacttctgcccatggggcaaatagtcatacatgtggcactctgtgcaatacactgggaagtgccccctcccctgctaacttcatactgtttttgttggctgtttacagtttttagaaataatcgactttcattactagagcttgcagataatccgCATTCTttgctatcagagtggtgtcatcaatgtagcgcaagttattgatgtttcttcctccaactttaaaaccacactcatcttcttccaatccagcttctctcagtatatgttcagtatataagttgaataaataaggagaaagtagacagccttgtcttactcctttgctgctctggaaccagtctgtttcaccatgttccttctgaactgtggcttcctgtcctgtatataggtttcgcatgagaacaatgagatgttctgggacacccattttcctaaggatattattttttattatttgtggatattccacaacttgacatggttgacgcaaaggcttttctgtagtcaataaagcacatattgacttctttttggtattctttggctttctcaattatccagcgtgcatcagcaatgatgtctcttgttccttggccttttctgaaaccagcttgaacatccgacagttccctttccatgtagggctctaatctgcgttggatgttcctgagcattattttgctagcatgtgaaattaaggctattgtgtgatggtttgtgcaatctgttaagtctcctttctttggtatgggtatgtaggctgacctcttccaatctgttggccaatctccaaatttgctggcatagtttggttagagccttgactgattcttcttctgttgcctgccatatttctgtagctattccattaaTTCCtctagccttccgacttggtaatgaccaaagTGCTGATccaacttcatcttcccgtacaagaggttcttgcaagtaaggaATGTCTTCTAGACTATCTTGGatattgacatccctgctgtacagattttcaatatactccttccatctctgaatCAGTTAGTATGtgccctttggcatcccttagcataccaattcgaggctggaacttacttctgagttcagagatcttctggaaaactttccttgtctcttctaacagctttctgaaatgccctattaagttccttcctgaggtctttatctctcttgactttggcttctatCCTCTTcctggcaatttccactgtctgttctgaaatccattttgctttcttctgtttcttggtcttggcagtctcttttcacattcatccttaacaacgtctttgatttcattccacggtTCCTCTGGTTCCCAGTCGGtgagttcagaacttcaaagaggttcctgatgttctccttgaaaatggtgggtacattcttaagttcatattgtggaaactagatagctttgtttttttgct encodes:
- the MMAB gene encoding corrinoid adenosyltransferase MMAB isoform X1, which translates into the protein MHCILGWLTTRLLQASQSVREFQRGVARPLAHSCGFTSPAPCQNSSSRCFVQSEAAATVGERGHAWLLRVWLSRRFAAGAAWGSLLAGEQGGCFARSKASRPGFSSTFTGERRAKDDQIFDALGTLDELNSAIGLSAEFGSECGHSFVKELHKVQCMLQDAGSNVATPVSTARESHLKQTSFSEKPILELETWIDRYTDQLPPLTAFILPSGGKSSAALHLCRAVCRRAERRVVPLVKTGEADANVAKYLNRLSDYLFVLARYAAMKEGKKEKIYVRTEP